In the genome of Cydia splendana chromosome 12, ilCydSple1.2, whole genome shotgun sequence, the window taatccatatcgtatctagccgaaatatttgacgtatcttaaattcGAATAGGGCCGCAAGGCACAGGAGCTCAATTTAAGTTTACAttatgacatcaaaatgatatctaaatgatgtcagtcCGGTGTGCATTTTGcttgtacggtcagccaagaaagtggtctaccacttttcgactctatcaatcagataatagagtcgaaaagtggtagaccactttcttggctgactgtacatgtattggcgcgagcgagagGCACGGGCGACTGACATCGTTTagatcattttgatgtcacaatgttagtttgaattggcctcccaAATGCTTTCATATAACCATGCCCTAATTACGAGGACTCTTGTCAGtcaagcttcgagcaacaccggcttccgacacatcggaagggaggggcccaagcgatatctcaccgtacaaatctttcagccatttttcgcggggggaaaggtgcacacagtcgcacttctcacacacttacatacaaagtccaatctgtaatgacgacacaaatacatagaaaatgacacacgtcaaagacaaatcttgcaaacctcgatctctttttgtgtacggacgagtgacaagtgtcacaacacgcacactaacacattttcgttgaagtatgttattgtattctgagagatgagaagtcggatttgtcgctcgaccgatccgcaatttgtactgagcgagcaaaatcgataaatccaacaattacatgagactaaaatataataattgtgtttgaatgtaattaaacgtatgatatgtaaaaaaaatattacatgtgaaatgtaacactttctttttgtaaatttgatgtccccgacctctttttataacaaaaaaccgagcaaacaagcatttttgtgcagcagtgttcacgcgcgcgtctggactcggtctagtgaaaaatccaagtgcaactagttttattacccgcgctagattagattgacgcgctaatcttgtacctcggcagaggggaaatagtgcgaatgccgcctcccttccgtgttgctcgaagcagtCAAGCAaacccaatttgtcagtaaataagaataaTCTAAATGTACTCATCCCTTTTTGTCGGTTGTACTGTATAGATATAAAAAATCGTTCTCGAAAAAAATGCAGACATGACTAGTAGTTATCATACATTAGACAAGAAGATAAACTGctgaataattattattaattgttttATGTTTCGTTTATGTAAGAATCTTACATAGACTAAATATTACATGAAAAGAATTGTAGTAATTTACGTCAATAGCAGTTTAAGGTTGCAATACCGCTATGAATAGATTCAACAGTGGAAACATAATTACAAAATCGCACTGCAACTAATTGCTCACGCTAAGATAACCGAGACCTATCCTTGCACGAAAGTTTCCAATCCTTCGACTGCATAATTGCTGTTATTATGGCATTTATTAGGGTCAAATCTGATTTATGCGAATCTCTCGGCACGGACGTTCAATAACTATTTGTAAACAGCTACAAGTTAGCTGCTCACTGATAACTGATCATTTCCTTGTTCTATTATGGCATTTATGACGATCACgcagataataaatatttacgtgTCAGGGTCTTCGAgtacaaaaaaaacatgtttattCCGCCATCGCATTCCATTTATTGCATGAAAATATAAACAgtgatttaattaaaatgtcaatttgattaaaaaaaatgtaaatgccATTATCCaggaataaaaatatatcattggatttatattaacaaaattttaaattgtaaGTACATAATGATTGATATTTTCTTACATATTTTCATTACAACGAATGCGACCTATCGTCTAATAGCATGAATGGTAAGAAATTTCGCCTCCTGTGATGTTTCCAAAGGTGTTAATGTACTTATCCCTCGATCGATGAGTGATGAATGCTGCTCGAAGATTGCAGATACCATAAGCGAACAATAATTAGCCGACTTATGCCTAGCCTTAAAAAAATAGATTAAACATCGATAATATAACTCCTTAAGATCTTCTTTTGAACGGTATTCATAGAGCGCTCTGTTCGCGCATTACAGACAGATTTCTTTCGCTTGGGGCGGCGGAGGGGGTGAAATTATTTGATGAGACCTTTGGCCTTGAAGAGGTCGCGCATGAGGCTCTTGAGGTAGCGGATCTCGCGCTGCAGGTCGGCGCACTTGGTGTCCAGCTCGCCGTGGCGCGCGCGCAGCTCCTGCTCTTCGCCCAGCAGCACCTCGATCTCGGCCTTCTTCTTCTGGCGGTAGCGCGTGGCCGCGTTCTTGTTCTGCTCCTTCTTGCGCGAGCGGCGGTCGTCGCCGCCGCGCGAGTAGGGCTTGGGGCGCGACACGTGCGGCAGCGACCAGTCGTCGTCGGTGGACGAGCGCGGCGACGAGGACGGCGACGAGCGCGGGGAGGCGCTGGCGCTGCCGGCCGACGGCTGCGGCGAGGCGAGCTGCGAGGCGCGGTGGCGGACGAGCTCCTCCACGGCCTGTAGCTCGCGCTCGTAGTCGGCGGGCGCGGCCAGGTGCTGCGGCGGCTGGAGCTGCTGCTGCGGCCACGGCTCGTGCGGCGCGGGCGCGTGCTGCGCCTGCGCGTAGCTGAGCAGCAGCTGCGTGGCGGGCCCGGGCGGGCTCTGCGGCGGCGTGAGGTGCGTGAGCTCGACGGCGCCGTACACGGTCTCGAACTCTCGCAGCAGCTCCTCGGTGGGCTGCGGGCCGGCCGCGGGCAAGGGCGCCAGGTACAAGGGCGGAACCTCCACGGGCTCGGCCGCTTGCGTGATGTTCTCGAATATTGGCAGGTCTACCTTCTCCTCCAGCCAGTTGGAGAATATGTTTTCTGTAAAAGACAATTATCCGTTAGAGACGAAAtcgactaacccccttattcataaacgtctactaaagttgacaagccgataataatcgtttgtccctttccatcataccaatacgtcggaaagccATATGTGTATTTGTCGCAGGCAAATTGTAAGAATCATTTTACAAACGTTTTCACGTTTACTGCGACATAGATAACACAGATTCTGAGTCATATTATGAAATTATAAAACACCATGAAAACCgagtagggggctattcataaattacgtcatttcaaattaggggggggggggggggggtctggacatcgcatgacgtaggaggaaacggggtcattcgaagcatgatttttggatgatttgtgtgggggggggggggggggaacttgttcagtgtcattttaaattgttataTAGAAAAATCGCCCACCGAGCGTAGTTTTACGtttatgcattttattttgcTGTATAATTGCATGTTTTgtgttgaaaaatattttcttcgACTCACATTTACAGGTTGACGTAAAATCAAGTAGAAATTCCCAtgtttcattttatatttagGCGAGCTTCTCGGAACATACTCCGTCTTAAAATACCGGGGCTCATTAATGATTATTACAAGAAAATATAATTGGGGACAACGGGCAATCCAAACAATCTTATATAGTTTCGAAGTCGCTCTCGTTACGTATCGGTTGAAATACAGGATCATGAGTTAATAATCGATAGGCTTAATGACTACTGTGATTAGTTTGTAATTATCGTCTGTATTTGAGATCTCTGCTTGtttataaaaatagtataatgTAAAGAAAATCAATGTTTAGTGACCTCAGTGGCAGGTCACAGCGCACCGTAGAGGTCGCCCGGTGGATACACTTGGATACTGTGTTCCACTCCAACGCTGGTCGCCACGATATCGCATTGTTTACTTTGATAATGACCCTGAAGCAATGCACACAAAAAACTGGTGCACGTACCTACTTTAATTATCCTTTCTTATTACCAAGTATCgcattgtaataaaatattttacctaACGAGCTATGCAACTAGTATAAACTTAGCTATTTACATATATTAAAGTTGGTTTTAACTAGGCATATAGAAGTGATAAGTTTAAAATGAGGCCGTACAAACAATTCGGCCGCGCATTTATCTACTAAAGTCAGTTGCAAGGTAAGCATACCCTATTTAACAAGATCTCACGTTGCATGCAACCATAAGCATGAATGTTGGGTTGGTAATGTTGGTATACTTGGTATCAACTATTTGTATGCTTTATCTTTAACGGCTCTACTTTGTACCTACTCTAAGCTCCGATTTAAATTTACATTAAGATGTATGTATACTTATACATACAGCGTTTGTTCGGCCTTCAGACTTACTTTAAACAACACGGATGTTTTACTATTGCATTAAcggtatataataaaattaataaacctTATTTGAATCCGGAAAAATGACCTACATAAACATTATTAACCTCATTTAATTTGACCAAATCATTAATTAAACCACTAATATGGCATTTAACAAGTATAACATTACAAAACTTAGTACTGCCACTGCCTAACTTCAAAGTAGTTTTAATTGTCACTATTAGAATTTACACAGTAGTGAATTCTTTTCAGAGACAATATCGGTCAAGACAACAGAATGTAGTCCATAAATAGCTAACAACGTCAGACGGCGCAAGTGGAGGTGTCGAGTGGAGTAACAAGACTTGTCAGGGTATACTTTCCATAGCTACCTATTACTGTTATTCGAAATGACCTATTCTTTAAAGGATTTGCTGATTCTACAGGAAACGGTGTTCAATGtcctagaccagcggtcggcaacctttttttgcgtagttttagtagcgtagttaacgatgagtatgttgacgcgggccgcactttgttaatatttatgactttatcagacattgtcgtttctcaatattacatagccagagaggctcgcaggccgcaagtgacagtttcacgagccgcatgcggcccgcgggccgcaggttgccgaccgccgtcCTAGATCAAATACGTTTTAATGTCTTGTCCGATTTCGACATTTATGGTTTTGTagattagagttagaccaagctaagttgacaGCTATTTTGATatcccagactgtgcaagtgttatttaaacgtcataatttcatagaagtttaacgtataaaataacactctCACAATCTGGGATATCAAAAtagctgccaacttagcttggtctacaCTCTACCTATGAACTCGCAATATTTACGCTACACATGTAGTAACCCGTAAACAACTCGTGAATAATTTGTTTGGGACACAAACATATCACAATATCATAATTGACCGTCAAGCGCATTCTACCATCAATTGGATTTGATTGGTAAGATTGTCAGTCCGTTTACTAAAGCACGATgcacgttttatttttaaatttcgatAAACTTTCTCCTGGTTAACAGATACTTATGAATCGAGAGCATATTTAATGATATTACGATCGTAACAAAACCGGTCGACCGTTATTTCCAGTTCTGCTGAAATTGTAATGTAAGTATTGTAATGAGCTAATGAGTGGATGGATATGGCGAGAATCAGAGCCGCTTGGTCAGTTGTCTTAGGATTGGTGGGATATTGCCGCGCGAACCGCCGATAACCTTTCTCTTGCGGAGTTCGCTGCCTTCGCGCCTTCGATAACGTTCTGGGTACCTACATTTCATCAGAACAACATTTTATGTCGGACCATATCTCTCCTAACCGAACTAACTAGTCGAACACGCTAGTGTCAATGACTTCATGCTCATCAAGAATgtgatttaaatttagttttgcgTGTTATTTTATAAACGCGGATgtgttttaaccttttgaacgccacagacggcaattgacataacgcaaaatcgtgacaacgacgccaaagactgcatttgacgtcgatcgttttttgatgaaaatctactgaaaaacaccccggttggcattatttattcacaaaaactaaattttacccccgtggcgtcagtggcacggcaaatggatgcgccgtttggcgttcaaaaggttaaagcaAAACATTGTTCTCGAAATATCTGTAAAACATATCATAACGATGCATGTTGACAATTACAATTCCATAATCAAGGCGACATGAATAAAATATGTTTGTTTCGAGACTGGCTTGTCCTTTATGCAACAATATAGAAAGGCGCCGAGTATTTTGAGGTACTTATCAGCGTGTAGAAATGGAAACAAGTAGTCAACAAGTGCGTTTAATTATTGGGCGAGCATCGAGCGAGGTCGCCCTGTGCGCGAACTGGTTATCAGTTTCCACGGGTGCAAGTGTCGAGAGCCTGTCCAATTGATCGCCTCCGTTCGGTACAAGTGTGGTATGAGAATGTAGCAAGAGCGGGCGATACACCGCGGGTTCTCGCTACTTAGGCCGCCGGCTAAACAGGCCAGCGCGCGCAATGGCGGCGCGCCACGTGAAATTCCTCGACCGATACACAACCAACATGTTAcatacattcatttttatacGCCTCTTGCATACTTAATTTGCATCTGATTGCACGCATATTCAAAACAGTAGGTATAATTAATACGTTTTTGTTACATGTTGCAGTTTCCTAAATCCGCCAGACAAATTAAGGTGCACATAAATAATGTAGTCAATTTCAATCGTGGTCGATAACGATTGAAAACAATTTAATGTGAAAATCCATTAAAAGCTAACTAACTAAAAGAGATGATTATCTTGGTCAAGAGATGCACAAACTGTAAACATAGATAATTCATATAACTGCGCACTAATACAAAATATAACATGGAATTCAACTTAAAAATACGAGTCCGTCGAGTCGAGAGGTCAAGCGTGGATTTAGGCCCTGAAATTGCCTTCTCAGCAAAGCCTTTCAAGGAATCAAAACAAACAAAGCCCGCTATCAGCGCGCAGCGAACACGTACCAGCATACATATCTGCGAGAGCCATCACGAACTCCAACTTTTATTCAAAAACCGCTTTACGAATCCACAACAAAAATGTTCTTAACAATACAGTTAAATGATAATACGATATAAAGGCAGTGGTATTCTAAACCGGGTTCCTCAATGTGTGGGCAATGGTCGTCGTTAAAGATTCAACAGTCGATCCCGGGATCTAACGTCTTTTGACGAGCTTCTGTGAGTTGAAGACTATCTCCTTGTTAAAAATGCAACGATAGTGGCACTTCATTCTAACGGCGTCCAGGCTGCGCATGGACGGCGGCAGACATAGGTCGCGAGCCGAGCGCGAGCGCCCGTAATGTTTTTCTCCAGTCGAATTTATTGTCACGGGTGAAACGAGCAAAGTGCGCCACCAGCAGGCGCGTCGCGGCACAAGCTAGTACTGGCGCGCGGGCGCAGAGCGCGGCCGCGcccgccccccccccccacgCGGCCTGCAGCGCTGCAGCCACCACCACGTCGGAAAACGTGTTCATTTCCCACTTTTACAAGGGCAATCAACATGCTAAACCGTCtcaaacaaacaacaacaaaacaaattaactTCCCATTGTTCAAAATGTTGCATTTAGCAGTCTCGCGACGGGAGCGCTCGTCAATCAAACGCCGGAGGGAGCATCGTTTCCCTGCCACCCTTAATTACACAACGTTTACTTGTTTATCCTTATTATAGCGGAACAAATGACGAGCTTAAAAACGTCTTTGAACCGTAACCTACCAAACCTAAACGCAtatctttaataaaattatgaccTTCAACAACAAAAAAGAACCGACTATCAGTGTATTTTATTGTCCTCATCTGCAGTTCCACTTTATTTGGTTATCGTAAAGCACaagtttctaaaataaaaccAACCAAATCACTGAAGATAAATCCCCATTCCAAATTCCCATCATTAAATCCTGCCGTGATAGCAATGAGACTAACTCTGAAGTATATAATTTATcttttaaataataaagagATTTCGAAACCGGTCCAGCATCAGTCTTCGCTAAATCAGAgaaacataaatataaaatacagaTCCCGACGAACTGAGAacgtcctcttttttagtcgaTGAAGTACTAAGCATTTAACTTTTAGCTAAATAATATCAAGTATTTTGTTTGAACACATAGGTACTCGTACTGACACATGACAGTCCCTTGaatgaataaaattatataaaccgGTCAAAcgtgaataaaaataaagtgaTGTTACGAAACTTTGTGCTCTCGATTCCGAATCaaacttgtccggttttatacTACTTTTAAAAAATTAAGACAATTTCAGGACTTTGTAGGTATGAAAAACTGAGCCGCAGTGGCTTCGATAATGATCTAAGTTTTAGTTAAGTAGTTGTAAGTAGTACAGGATGATGAACTTCTTGTCAAAAGGAAAAGTCTTGGTTTATAATGACAAATTATATAGAATTAATCCTTTTCGCTACTaccaattataattattataatcacTTTTCAAATAATAAAGATCATACACAgactttaaaataatacatacttaatgaCAACTGTAGACAATATACTTAAAAGCTTGTGTAAATTTAACTTATTGATTTTGTCACTGAAGTTAATAAATAAGAATGAGAGTATCCATTTATGCGGATAAGTTCACACCCCTGATATTTAAATGTCAACTaacgccccggcttcgcacgggctaAGAAATTATACacgtaaaccttcctcaagaatcactctattgataggtgaaaaccgcatgtaaatccgttcagtagtacATATCTGCGACACAGCTGCTGCTGCACAGCAACTGCTGTACAGTGCTGCATATTGCAgtagtttatcgcgaacatacatacaaacacacaaacaaacagacgcggcggaggactttgttttataaggtgtagtgttacaaaaataaacttcaGGACTTCTCCGGTCCGGAAATCATTATGTAAACTTAACGATCGacaatctaatatttagtatttatttaatttcaaatGCATCTTTTGAAAACTGGCTCTTTCGTAGTATTATTTCTCTATTTCTCCAAAGAAATGTACTGATAAACATGCCGTTGCGTGTCCATAAAGTAAAGATTTATTACAAGGTACATAGATAAACAAGCTGAACACGCGAAAAATATGACGAAGCCAGGGTGAGTAgagttaacgctccgtagcgaacgaaacgcaactgtctctgtcgcactaataagGAGTAGGTAATGATAAAGAGAGATAAATAGATAACTACGTTACACTACGGAGCgtgaacgattggcatcttgtctaCGCTCCCAGGTGCGCTATTGCAAAGGTAACCGAAATGCGTACGTAATAAAAGAATGTTGTTGTCCGAAGATTATCCCTAAAAAGTACCTGGTTAGACACTGATCAGTGCACCTCTATATCCAACTTCATGTATTTGTTATGATCGCTATATAAATGGCAAATTGTTGACAGCAGAGGTTATTGCTCCACGCGGTTTAATATTGGCATTTTATAAAAGATACAAGATGCGCCTACGCCGACAAAAAGGCAATCATGCGACATTCGATATCACCGGCAACTATAATTTTTAGCCAGGCGTCTGGCTGCTATTACAGGGAACTCTTCTGACAATAATTTATAAAGTAAAAATGTTGGAGGAAATAACATTAGTCAAGGTTGATAAGGACTGATAAACAAAACTTTTCCATATTTTACTTTCGACAAAAGTACAAACAACCGAAGGGTCACAGGTTGACTGTTATGGAAAAGTTTTCTTTATCAGGTCTTTATCATTATTGCTCGATGTTATTTCTTCTAgcatttttatttcataactGATTGTCAAAAGAACTCGTttacatcaattaatatttttgtaacTCGAAGTTTGTATCCTAATTTCACCTACAAATTATTTAACCTTAACCTTTTAACGTAACAGATTTTGGGCCGTTGTTTGTATAAAAATAACTGAATTAAAGTTTAACATCATCATGAAAGTTACCTAGAACTTATTAAATGTAGTTAAGTATATGCCGTTGCACCGCCTACAACgtatctacttaaaaacttataaataaattaaaagtggaaagaTTCACTATCTCGGGCGGGGCACGAACCCGCGAAGTCCATGCTCTGCTAACTGAGCTACCGAGACGCAACGCACACACGCACGTtgagttttcttttgtgcaataaagattaaataaattaataaaggatatcaAAGACATTTTGAATGTAGGTGTCTTGTTCGTATATAATGTATAAAGGACATTATACATACTTTTATAAGTCAACCTGTGTAAGTTTAGTAATTTAAACGAACTGCAGTTGTGTCAAGACTGTATAAACAGTAGATATCTTGATACAACTGTAGTTCGTTTGAATTACACTTccattacaaaaacaaaaaataacatgTTAAGCTAATATGTAATTATGAAAATTAATAAATCAATTAATAAGTATTCTTCACGTTGACAGTCAACCCAATGAACGTGGAGACGTGACGTAATGtgtatgtcgcagtcggatcgtataatccgccgtattacattacggctagccgttttcaaaaacaggggcgttttgaaatgcggcggtttaacgattagccggattgaatgcggctgaatgagaatccgccggaatgtattcggtgccatacgttcttcaacacggctagccgtaatgtaatacagcgagtcattagccgccgctttgacagtttttagttcccatttttaacacccgtggcgctgcctgacaaacgcgggggtgtccatcaaatctggagttcgtcggactgtttcttttcaaaaaacatttctttcgcaacttaactagacggagccccgcttcgcggggctcctatttctgagcggtttgcc includes:
- the LOC134795538 gene encoding activating transcription factor of chaperone encodes the protein MSASVWDWSLASADGLLTNEECSLLLDTDLLNNDDILKSFPSAATKIESGEFVLQEELSSLYPPSPPEAKPSRAELANDLLQQLESQCKQENIFSNWLEEKVDLPIFENITQAAEPVEVPPLYLAPLPAAGPQPTEELLREFETVYGAVELTHLTPPQSPPGPATQLLLSYAQAQHAPAPHEPWPQQQLQPPQHLAAPADYERELQAVEELVRHRASQLASPQPSAGSASASPRSSPSSSPRSSTDDDWSLPHVSRPKPYSRGGDDRRSRKKEQNKNAATRYRQKKKAEIEVLLGEEQELRARHGELDTKCADLQREIRYLKSLMRDLFKAKGLIK